A region of the Nitrospirota bacterium genome:
CCCGTTTTCTGCAGTGATAAGGCAGAATAGCAGGGCAGTTCTTCAACGGAACATACTTAACTTATCGGCATTTCCCTGCAAATGTTTAAGACATAGCGTAAGCTTCCCTGTCAAGTAGACAGTTTAAAAGTAGAGTTTCCGGTGTAGTTTTTCAGACATTCATCCGGCGTCAGACTCCCGAGGGAGTCATGGGGACGGTGCTCATTGTAGTCGATCATCCACCAGTACGTAGCTT
Encoded here:
- a CDS encoding integrase core domain-containing protein — protein: ATYWWMIDYNEHRPHDSLGSLTPDECLKNYTGNSTFKLST